The Carassius gibelio isolate Cgi1373 ecotype wild population from Czech Republic chromosome B22, carGib1.2-hapl.c, whole genome shotgun sequence genome window below encodes:
- the LOC127988436 gene encoding sodium- and chloride-dependent taurine transporter isoform X2, with the protein MAQKEKLQCLKDFHKDILKPSPGKSPGTRPEDEAEGNHPQREKWASKLDFLLSVAGGFVGLGNVWRFPYLCYKNGGGAFLIPYFIFLFGGGLPVFFLEVALGQFTSEGGITCWEKLCPIFTGIGYASIVIVSLLNIYYIVILAWGLYYLFQCFQPELPWASCNNKWNTANCVEDTLRKNKTLWGAANATNFTSPVTEFWERNVLSISDGIEHVGHVKWDLALCLLAVWVICFFCIWKGVKSTGKVVYVTATFPFVMLIVLLVRGVTLPGAAEGIKFYLYPNLTRLGDPEVWIDAGTQIFFSYAICLGAMTSLGSYNKYKYNCYRDCLLLGGLNSATSFVSGFAIFSVLGFMAQEQGVDIADVAESGPGLAFIAYPKAVSMMPLPTFWAVLFFIMLLLLGLDSQFVEVEGQITSLVDLYPSFLRKGYRREIFIAIVCFVSYLLGLTMVTEGGMYVFQLFDYYAASGVCLLWVAFFECIAVAWVYGADNFYDAIEEMIGYRPNPWMKWSWTVVTPFLCVGCFIFSLVKYTPLRYNKVYEYPDWSIGVGWTLALTSMICIPMVVVIKIIQSDGPLIERIKAVAAPVRGGASSRPQEYQPKCNELAQPLDPNWNGGLMKPTHTIVETMM; encoded by the exons aTGGCTCAGAAGGAGAAACTTCAGTGTCTAAAGGACTTCCACAAAGACATTCTGAAACCCTCCCCTGGAAAGAGCCCGGGCACAAGGCCAGAGGATGAAGCTGAGGGGAATCACCCCCAAAGAGAAAAGTGGGCTAGCAAGCTTGACTTTCTTCTGTCAGTCGCCGGGGGCTTCGTTGGTTTAGGCAATGTCTGGCGGTTCCCATACCTCTGCTACAAAAATGGTGGAG GTGCTTTTCTCATCCCATACTTCATCTTCCTGTTTGGTGGAGGACTGCCTGTATTCTTCCTGGAGGTTGCACTTGGTCAGTTCACCTCTGAGGGAGGTATCACCTGTTGGGAGAAACTTTGCCCAATTTTTACAG GTATCGGCTATGCGTCCATAGTGATTGTGTCTCTGCTGAATATCTACTACATTGTGATTCTGGCCTGGGGCTTGTACTACCTGTTCCAGTGCTTTCAGCCAGAGCTTCCCTGGGCAAGCTGCAACAACAAATGGAACACAGCAAATTGTGTGGAGGATACCCTTCGCAAGAACAAGACACTCTGGGGCGCTGCAAACGCCACTAACTTCACTTCACCTGTCACTGAGTTCTGGGA GCGAAATGTCCTCAGCATCTCAGATGGTATCGAGCATGTGGGTCATGTTAAATGGGACCTGGCTCTATGTCTGCTCGCTGTATGGGTCATCTGTTTCTTCTGCATCTGGAAAGGTGTTAAGTCCACTGGGAAG GTTGTGTACGTCACAGCAACATTCCCATTTGTCATGTTAATTGTCCTGCTTGTACGGGGTGTCACTCTTCCTGGCGCAGCGGAGGGCATCAAATTTTATCTGTACCCAAATTTGACTCGCCTTGGAGACCCAGAG GTGTGGATCGACGCAGGGACACAGATTTTCTTCTCTTACGCCATCTGTCTTGGAGCCATGACGTCACTGGGAAGCTACAACAAGTACAAATACAACTGCTACAG GGACTGTTTGCTGCTGGGAGGCCTGAACAGCGCTACCAGTTTTGTGTCTGGCTTCGCAATATTTTCCGTCCTGGGCTTCATGGCACAAGAGCAAGGGGTGGACATAGCCGATGTGGCAGAGTCAG GTCCTGGCTTGGCCTTCATTGCCTACCCTAAAGCTGTGTCTATGATGCCACTTCCTACATTTTGGGCAGTTCTTTTCTTCATTATGCTTCTGCTGTTGGGCCTCGACAGTCAG TTTGTCGAAGTGGAAGGGCAGATCACATCCCTAGTGGATCTGTATCCATCCTTCCTAAGGAAGGGTTACCGGCGTGAAATCTTCATAGCTATAGTCTGTTTCGTGAGCTACCTGTTGGGACTTACCATGGTCACAGAG GGTGGCATGTATGTGTTTCAACTCTTTGACTACTATGCAGCCAGTGGCGTGTGCCTTTTATGGGTTGCATTCTTTGAATGTATTGCTGTAGCCTGGGTTTATG GCGCTGATAATTTCTATGATGCAATTGAAGAGATGATTGGTTACAGACCAAATCCCTGGATGAAGTGGAGTTGGACTGTAGTCACACCTTTTCTGTGTGTG GGATGCTTTATCTTCTCATTGGTTAAGTACACCCCTTTGAGATACAACAAAGTCTACGAGTACCCGGACTGGTCTATTGGAGTCGGTTGGACCCTGGCCCTCACGTCCATGATCTGCATACCAATGGTGGTTGTGATCAAAATCATTCAATCAGATGGACCCCTCATAGAG AGGATCAAAGCAGTGGCGGCACCTGTGAGAGGAGGAGCCAGTTCTCGCCCTCAGGAGTACCAACCCAAATGCAATGAGCTGGCGCAGCCGCTGGACCCCAACTGGAACGGAGGCTTGATGAAGCCCACCCACACCATAGTAGAAACTATGATGTGA
- the LOC127988436 gene encoding sodium- and chloride-dependent taurine transporter isoform X1, which translates to MKEIMAQKEKLQCLKDFHKDILKPSPGKSPGTRPEDEAEGNHPQREKWASKLDFLLSVAGGFVGLGNVWRFPYLCYKNGGGAFLIPYFIFLFGGGLPVFFLEVALGQFTSEGGITCWEKLCPIFTGIGYASIVIVSLLNIYYIVILAWGLYYLFQCFQPELPWASCNNKWNTANCVEDTLRKNKTLWGAANATNFTSPVTEFWERNVLSISDGIEHVGHVKWDLALCLLAVWVICFFCIWKGVKSTGKVVYVTATFPFVMLIVLLVRGVTLPGAAEGIKFYLYPNLTRLGDPEVWIDAGTQIFFSYAICLGAMTSLGSYNKYKYNCYRDCLLLGGLNSATSFVSGFAIFSVLGFMAQEQGVDIADVAESGPGLAFIAYPKAVSMMPLPTFWAVLFFIMLLLLGLDSQFVEVEGQITSLVDLYPSFLRKGYRREIFIAIVCFVSYLLGLTMVTEGGMYVFQLFDYYAASGVCLLWVAFFECIAVAWVYGADNFYDAIEEMIGYRPNPWMKWSWTVVTPFLCVGCFIFSLVKYTPLRYNKVYEYPDWSIGVGWTLALTSMICIPMVVVIKIIQSDGPLIERIKAVAAPVRGGASSRPQEYQPKCNELAQPLDPNWNGGLMKPTHTIVETMM; encoded by the exons ATGAAGGAAAT caTGGCTCAGAAGGAGAAACTTCAGTGTCTAAAGGACTTCCACAAAGACATTCTGAAACCCTCCCCTGGAAAGAGCCCGGGCACAAGGCCAGAGGATGAAGCTGAGGGGAATCACCCCCAAAGAGAAAAGTGGGCTAGCAAGCTTGACTTTCTTCTGTCAGTCGCCGGGGGCTTCGTTGGTTTAGGCAATGTCTGGCGGTTCCCATACCTCTGCTACAAAAATGGTGGAG GTGCTTTTCTCATCCCATACTTCATCTTCCTGTTTGGTGGAGGACTGCCTGTATTCTTCCTGGAGGTTGCACTTGGTCAGTTCACCTCTGAGGGAGGTATCACCTGTTGGGAGAAACTTTGCCCAATTTTTACAG GTATCGGCTATGCGTCCATAGTGATTGTGTCTCTGCTGAATATCTACTACATTGTGATTCTGGCCTGGGGCTTGTACTACCTGTTCCAGTGCTTTCAGCCAGAGCTTCCCTGGGCAAGCTGCAACAACAAATGGAACACAGCAAATTGTGTGGAGGATACCCTTCGCAAGAACAAGACACTCTGGGGCGCTGCAAACGCCACTAACTTCACTTCACCTGTCACTGAGTTCTGGGA GCGAAATGTCCTCAGCATCTCAGATGGTATCGAGCATGTGGGTCATGTTAAATGGGACCTGGCTCTATGTCTGCTCGCTGTATGGGTCATCTGTTTCTTCTGCATCTGGAAAGGTGTTAAGTCCACTGGGAAG GTTGTGTACGTCACAGCAACATTCCCATTTGTCATGTTAATTGTCCTGCTTGTACGGGGTGTCACTCTTCCTGGCGCAGCGGAGGGCATCAAATTTTATCTGTACCCAAATTTGACTCGCCTTGGAGACCCAGAG GTGTGGATCGACGCAGGGACACAGATTTTCTTCTCTTACGCCATCTGTCTTGGAGCCATGACGTCACTGGGAAGCTACAACAAGTACAAATACAACTGCTACAG GGACTGTTTGCTGCTGGGAGGCCTGAACAGCGCTACCAGTTTTGTGTCTGGCTTCGCAATATTTTCCGTCCTGGGCTTCATGGCACAAGAGCAAGGGGTGGACATAGCCGATGTGGCAGAGTCAG GTCCTGGCTTGGCCTTCATTGCCTACCCTAAAGCTGTGTCTATGATGCCACTTCCTACATTTTGGGCAGTTCTTTTCTTCATTATGCTTCTGCTGTTGGGCCTCGACAGTCAG TTTGTCGAAGTGGAAGGGCAGATCACATCCCTAGTGGATCTGTATCCATCCTTCCTAAGGAAGGGTTACCGGCGTGAAATCTTCATAGCTATAGTCTGTTTCGTGAGCTACCTGTTGGGACTTACCATGGTCACAGAG GGTGGCATGTATGTGTTTCAACTCTTTGACTACTATGCAGCCAGTGGCGTGTGCCTTTTATGGGTTGCATTCTTTGAATGTATTGCTGTAGCCTGGGTTTATG GCGCTGATAATTTCTATGATGCAATTGAAGAGATGATTGGTTACAGACCAAATCCCTGGATGAAGTGGAGTTGGACTGTAGTCACACCTTTTCTGTGTGTG GGATGCTTTATCTTCTCATTGGTTAAGTACACCCCTTTGAGATACAACAAAGTCTACGAGTACCCGGACTGGTCTATTGGAGTCGGTTGGACCCTGGCCCTCACGTCCATGATCTGCATACCAATGGTGGTTGTGATCAAAATCATTCAATCAGATGGACCCCTCATAGAG AGGATCAAAGCAGTGGCGGCACCTGTGAGAGGAGGAGCCAGTTCTCGCCCTCAGGAGTACCAACCCAAATGCAATGAGCTGGCGCAGCCGCTGGACCCCAACTGGAACGGAGGCTTGATGAAGCCCACCCACACCATAGTAGAAACTATGATGTGA